The Lathyrus oleraceus cultivar Zhongwan6 chromosome 5, CAAS_Psat_ZW6_1.0, whole genome shotgun sequence genome includes the window TTAATTTGAAATTTCGAAAATGATGATTTGATTTCATGTTATAAATTATTACGTTCATGTTTCTGTTCCAGTAGTACTTGGATTATTCCTTTTGAAATTGACATGCAATTTATGTGTTGTAGGGTAACTGGACTCTGGTTTGCAAGCAATCTCTTGTTCTCTGAACTTTGCCATAGCATTAAGTATTGTTGCAGCGATGTAAAAATTTATAGTACTGTCAAATATCAAACATCAATTCAAATAGACATTTGATTTGATAAGCTGATCTTAATTTCTCTGAAAGTTTCATTTTCCAGAAGTCTTGGTTTGGTTATGAGCCATGATTTTTGGAAAGAAACTATTAGTACATTACATATTTTAGACTTTTAGTTCTTGTTTACTGCTTAGGTTCAGGCATGGGCTACTTTCGAAAAGGCAGATAAAGTAAAAACACAAACACAGATAGAGGAAAAATTAGTTGAGATGTTTTGATTTTAGTTGTAATGGTAAGGTTCATAGCTTGTTTATTTTTGAGCCAGCAAGATTTTGAACCTGTAAATTGAGAATGGCTTGTTTGGCACTTAGTCCAATGTATGAAAATGGTGAATATACCGGTCGTTTTAGTCCTCATACGAGGGATTCAATTTAGATTTACCTGTGATCCCATGCATATTATGGAGACGGATTCCATTGCTTCGGTGAAGCTGAGAATTCAAACCTTTAAAGGATTTTTTGTAAAGAAATCGAAACTGATTTTTGAAGGGAAGGAATTGGCTCAGGACAAATCCTGTGTCCGTGATTATGGAGTTGCTGATGGAAATGTTTTGCATCTAGTTCTAAGATTTTCTGATCTTAAAGCTATTACAGTTAGGACTTTATCTGGTAAGGAGTTTGGGTTTTATGTCGAGAAGACTAGGAATGTGGGTTATGTGAAGCAGCAGATTGCAAGGAAAGGGCAAGGGTTCTTCGATCTTGCAGATCAAGAATTGGTATGGAAAGGCGAGGCACTTGAAGACCAGAGACTTATTGAGGACATCGGTAAGAACAGCGATGCTGTGATTCATTTGTTGGTCAGGGTATCAGATGCCAAGGTAAGAACTAAACCAGTAGAAAAGGGTTTTGAATTATCAATTGAGGCATCCTCGGTATCTGATAGAGTACCAAATTTCGCTGCAGACCAGTTAGCGCCACTGTCTATAACAAATAAGGTCCCGAAGAGGAACCGGTTGACTAGTGAATTTCTTTTGGAACCAATTTTTAAGAATTCCAATATCAAAATTCCACCACTGATCCTGGAACTAGTTAAAATTACATTAGAGGGGTTAGAGAAAGGCCGCAAACCAATTCGTTCATCAGAGGGATCGGGAGGAGCTTATCTCATGCATGATTCATCTGGCTTGAAGTATGTTTCAGTTTTCAAGCCTACTGATGAGGAGCCAATGGCAATTAATAATCCTCGCAGCTTACCTATCTCTATCGACGGTGAAGGGTTAAAGAAAGGAACACGAGTAGGGCAAGGTGCGTTGAGAGAACTTGCAGCTTACATCTTGGATCATCCGAGGAAAGGACCTCGCTCATATCACAACAATGAGGAGCAGGGGTTTGCCGGAGTTCCGCCTACAGTTATGGTCAAATGCTTGCATGAAGGGTTCCATCATCCGGAAGGTTACAAGAATGTTAAAATAGGATCACTTCAGATGTTTATGAGGAACATTGGAAGCTGCGAAGATATGGGCCCTAGTGCATTTCCGGTGGAAGAGGTTCACAAGATCTCTGTGCTGGATATCAGGTTGGTAAATGCAGATAGACATGCCGGGAACATTTTGGTTGCCAAGAACGGTGAAGACGACCCAACTGTCCTTATTCCAATTGATCATGGCTATTGCCTACCCGAGAGTGTGAGTCTGAATGAatttgttcttttttttttccGTCTGTTGAAATAATTTAAGCTGATGCTGTTTTGCCTGTTTTGCAGTTTGAAGACTGCACTTTTGACTGGTTATACTGGCCACAAGCTCAAGAACCTTACTCCCCAGACACCATTGAGTACATAAAATCTCTTAATGCAGAAGATGATATCAAGCTTTTGAAATCTCATGGATGGGAACTTCCTCCTGAATGCGCCCGGATCGTTCATATATCAACCATGCTTCTTCAGAAAGGTGCAGAGAAAGGACTCAATCCTTTCACTATTGGAAGCATTATGTGTAGAGAAACATTGAAGAAAAAGTCTGTCATTGAGCAGATTATTCAGAAGGCGGAAGAAGCTGCATTTCCCGGAACAAGCGAAGCTGCATTCCTTGATCTTGTTTCTGTGATCATGGAAAATCATTTAGAAGGGCTGTTCCCATGACTATAATGGAATGCTTATGGAATTTCTGTGCTATATCATTCCAATGTTCTGTGCTTCTTGAGTCAATATGCAATGTTTTGTATTGCcaatataaataaaaaatttccATTCCAAGTTCTGTCCATGGTGTTTTTATCTTTATGGGTTGAAGTTCATCTTTTTCGTCAAATCTCTTTTTATTTTCTGGATTAAGTAACTAAAATGGTAATAATATATGTGATTTTGGATGAATAACAGTATAAAGAGTTTTAGAGAAAGAAGTCTTCCCCTCTCTCTAAAACTAAGGTTTTTCCTGTTTGTTTGGTGAGCGCCGCCTCTAAGGGTTCTTCCTCCGTAATCGGAGCTCCTCTCCGCCAATATGGAGGTTGTTTCTTTTTTAATGGAGGTTTCTCCCACATTGTAAGTTTTTCTTCCTTCCTTCTCACTCCTTTGAATCACTCATCCCTATGGGACTCATGCCTTATTCTACCTCCAACCTCCATCAAGTTTCCTCTCCTTTCCGTCAACAATCATCAAATGCTTACAACTTCAAAATCATATTCACCAAACCAATGCGCCAAAGTGGTATGGACATGAAAAATGACCTCCACCACAACCTCCACCACGGGAAGATATGATATTTCTAAAATTTTGTGTTTGTGTACCTGTTATGGTTATTGt containing:
- the LOC127082029 gene encoding phosphatidylinositol 4-kinase gamma 3, whose protein sequence is MKMVNIPVVLVLIRGIQFRFTCDPMHIMETDSIASVKLRIQTFKGFFVKKSKLIFEGKELAQDKSCVRDYGVADGNVLHLVLRFSDLKAITVRTLSGKEFGFYVEKTRNVGYVKQQIARKGQGFFDLADQELVWKGEALEDQRLIEDIGKNSDAVIHLLVRVSDAKVRTKPVEKGFELSIEASSVSDRVPNFAADQLAPLSITNKVPKRNRLTSEFLLEPIFKNSNIKIPPLILELVKITLEGLEKGRKPIRSSEGSGGAYLMHDSSGLKYVSVFKPTDEEPMAINNPRSLPISIDGEGLKKGTRVGQGALRELAAYILDHPRKGPRSYHNNEEQGFAGVPPTVMVKCLHEGFHHPEGYKNVKIGSLQMFMRNIGSCEDMGPSAFPVEEVHKISVLDIRLVNADRHAGNILVAKNGEDDPTVLIPIDHGYCLPESFEDCTFDWLYWPQAQEPYSPDTIEYIKSLNAEDDIKLLKSHGWELPPECARIVHISTMLLQKGAEKGLNPFTIGSIMCRETLKKKSVIEQIIQKAEEAAFPGTSEAAFLDLVSVIMENHLEGLFP